A stretch of the Medicago truncatula cultivar Jemalong A17 chromosome 5, MtrunA17r5.0-ANR, whole genome shotgun sequence genome encodes the following:
- the LOC11427606 gene encoding subtilisin-like protease yields the protein MMKTNYTMQLSLLVSLIFILCSFNQITSVFAAEENQEHDHNLMTYIVHVKKSENVASFQSEDLHSWYHSFLPQNFPHKDRMVFSYRHVASGFAVKLTPEEAKSLQEKDGILLARPERTLSLHTTHSPTFLGLKHGQGLWNDDNLGKGVIIGVIDSGIFPSHPSFNDEGMPPPPAKWKGHCEFNGMKICNNKLIGARSLVKSTIQEPPFENIFHGTHTAAEAAGRFIKDASVFGNAKGVAAGMAPNAHLAIYKVCNDKIECPESAILAAMDIAIEDGVDVLSLSLGLGSLPFFEDPIAIGAFAATQNGIFVSCSAANSGPEYSTLSNEAPWILTVGASTIDRKIVASAKLGNGEEYEGETLFQPKDFPQQLFPLVYAGSLGYGNQTQNQSLCLPGSLKNIDLSGKVVLCDIGEDVSTFVKGQEVLNANGVAVILVNSESDGFSTFATAHVLPAVEVSYAAGLTIKDYINSTYNPTATLLFKGTVIGDSLAPSVVSFSSRGPSQQSPGILKPDIIGPGVNILAAWPVSIDNKTPPFAITSGTSMSCPHLSGIAALIKSSHPDWSPAAIKSAIMTTANTLNLGGIPILDQRLSPADVFATGAGHVNPVKANDPGLVYDIQPEDYVPYLCGLGYTDQEIELIAQWVVNCSNVKSIPEAQLSYPSFSILLGSDSQYYTRTLTNVGLANSTYRVELEVPLAFGMSVNPSEITFSEVDEKVSYSVDFIPKTKESRGNNTYAQGSLTWVSDKHAVRIPISVIFK from the coding sequence ATGATGAAAACCAACTACACTATGCAACTGTCATTGCTTGTTAGTCTCATTTTCATTCTCTGCAGCTTCAACCAAATTACATCAGTATTTGCTGCAGAGGAGAATCAAGAGCATGATCACAACTTAATGACATACATTGTTCATgtcaaaaaatcagaaaatgttGCTTCCTTTCAATCAGAAGATTTGCATAGCTGGTACCATTCATTTCTTCCACAAAATTTTCCTCACAAGGACAGAATGGTTTTCTCATACCGCCATGTAGCCTCTGGATTTGCTGTGAAGCTGACACCAGAAGAAGCCAAATCTCTTCAAGAGAAAGATGGAATTTTGTTAGCAAGACCTGAAAGGACACTTTCATTACACACAACTCACAGTCCAACTTTCTTGGGTCTGAAGCATGGACAGGGGTTGTGGAATGATGATAACCTTGGAAAAGGTGTCATAATTGGAGTCATAGACTCAGGAATATTCCCTTCTCATCCATCATTCAATGACGAAGGAATGCCGCCGCCACCTGCAAAATGGAAAGGCCATTGTGAATTCAATGGAATGAAAATATGCAACAATAAGCTCATTGGTGCAAGAAGTTTAGTCAAAAGTACGATTCAAGAGCCTCCATTTGAAAACATTTTCCATGGAACGCACACTGCTGCGGAGGCTGCAGGAAGATTCATAAAAGATGCAAGTGTTTTTGGTAATGCTAAAGGTGTAGCAGCTGGTATGGCACCTAATGCTCACTTAGCAATATACAAAGTGTGCaatgataaaatagaatgccCCGAAAGTGCTATCTTAGCTGCAATGGATATAGCTATTGAAGATGGTGTAGATGTTCTGTCACTTTCACTTGGTTTAGGTTCTCTTCCATTCTTTGAAGACCCAATTGCAATTGGTGCTTTTGCTGCTACTCAAAATGGTATTTTTGTTAGCTGCTCTGCCGCAAACTCTGGCCCTGAATACAGCACTCTCTCCAATGAAGCTCCTTGGATCCTCACTGTAGGTGCAAGCACAATTGACAGAAAAATAGTAGCATCAGCAAAACTAGGAAATGGAGAGGAATATGAGGGTGAAACATTATTCCAACCTAAGGATTTTCCTCAACAATTATTTCCACTTGTGTATGCAGGTTCATTGGGATATGGAaaccaaacacaaaatcagTCATTGTGTCTTCCAGGCTCCCTAAAGAATATTGATCTAAGTGGAAAAGTTGTGTTGTGTGATATAGGTGAAGATGTTTCAACCTTTGTGAAAGGACAAGAAGTTCTAAATGCAAATGGTGTAGCAGTGATTCTTGTAAACTCAGAAAGTGATGGTTTCAGCACTTTTGCTACTGCTCATGTTCTGCCAGCAGTTGAAGTGAGTTATGCAGCTGGTTTAACAATCAAAGATTACATTAACTCAACCTACAATCCAACAGCAACATTGTTATTCAAAGGAACAGTAATTGGTGATTCTTTAGCTCCTTCTgttgtttcattttcttcaagagGACCAAGCCAACAAAGTCCTGGAATTCTTAAACCAGACATCATTGGTCCAGGTGTCAACATTCTAGCTGCATGGCCTGTTTCAATTGACAACAAGACTCCACCTTTTGCCATTACTTCTGGCACTTCAATGTCTTGTCCTCATCTCAGTGGCATTGCTGCATTGATCAAAAGTTCTCATCCTGATTGGTCGCCAGCTGCAATAAAATCAGCAATCATGACAACTGCTAATACTCTCAACCTCGGCGGGATTCCTATATTGGATCAAAGACTTTCACCTGCTGATGTTTTTGCTACTGGTGCAGGACATGTTAATCCTGTTAAAGCTAATGATCCTGGTCTTGTTTATGATATTCAACCAGAAGATTACGTTCCTTATCTGTGTGGTTTGGGTTATACTGATCAAGAGATTGAACTTATTGCTCAGTGGGTAGTGAACTGCTCTAATGTGAAAAGTATACCAGAAGCTCAACTGAGTTATCCTTCTTTTTCTATTCTGTTGGGATCAGATTCACAGTATTATACAAGAACTTTGACTAATGTTGGGTTGGCAAATTCTACCTATAGAGTTGAACTTGAAGTCCCTTTGGCTTTTGGTATGAGTGTTAATCCTAGTGAAATAACATTTAGTGAGGTCGATGAGAAGGTTAGTTATTCGGTCGATTTTATACCAAAAACTAAGGAAAGTAGAGGGAACAATACTTATGCTCAGGGTTCTCTCACTTGGGTTTCTGATAAACATGCTGTTAGGATACCAATATCTGTTATTTTCAAGTGA